The Verrucomicrobiota bacterium DNA segment CTGATCATTTTGTCCGTGCCACTCCATGCGCAAACCGGTGACCCCGCTAATGTCCAGCCACAACGTGTGATTATAAAACCCCAGTTTGAGGACTTTAAATCATCCAGTCCAAAGGTAGAAAGCCCTGCCCCCATTCAGCCCTCATTATCCCCTCAACCTACAAAAAGAATTGCCCCGGTGCCTGCACCTACGCCTGATTTCACACCGACTCCTCCTGCTCCGGAAGCTTCGCCTACTAGCACCACACAGAGTCCGGTTCTTCCATCGGCCCCACCCTTTGAGGAGCTTCCTCCGATGAATCCTGAGAAAACAATGAAATTCCGCGGAACGATCGGTTACCAAGTCTTGCTCGACCGCCAGTTCTTTTCCCCGGGATGTATAGACGGGGTCATGGGACGTCAAAGCCGTCAGGCCATCGCAGCTTACCAACTAGAAAAGAATCTGCCTGTCACTGGCACACTTGATGATGCTACCAAAACCAGCCTTGGTTCCACAGCCGATACCCTGACGACTTATAGTCTTACAGCCGAAGATCTCGCCCGCCTCAAGGCCATACCCAAACAATGGAAAGAAAAAGCCAAACGCACGGTCTTGGATTATGAAACGGCACTGGAACTCGTCGCTGAGAAATTCCATGGAAGCCAGAATTCCATTCGTAAACTTAATCCCAACCTCCCTTGGCCGAACCCTCCCGCCGGCACTGTGGTAACAGTCCCAAATACCTCCGACCCGAAATTGCCCAAGGCTGGGCTCATTCAAATCTCACTCAGACAAAAAATCCTCAGGATCTACGATAAGAATAATAAACTCATTGCCCAGTTCCCTTGTTCTATCGCTAAAAAAGAGGAAAAACGCCCCGTTGGCCACCTCGAAGTCATCAAATATGCCCCTGAGCCCACCTATCTGTTTAGCTCAGACCTTTTTGTAGAAGAATCACGCAGGGAAGGCATCAAAGGCAAGTTAATCATTCCTGCCGGACCAAATAACCCCGTGGGCGTCGCATGGATCGGGCTAAACCGCCCCGGTTACGGCATCCACGGCACTCCCCGCCCCGAAGACATCGGACTCACCGAATCCCACGGCTGTTTCCGCCTGTCGAATTGGAACGCCAAACGCCTCCTCTCCTCCATCTCGATCCACACCCCCGTGTACGTCGAAACCGACTTTCCCCGGTAACCAACAGGGGCGATAAAGCAAGTTGCTTCAATGAGCTGCCACAGCGGGAAATTCATTCCCGCAGACACTGCCTCCCTCGTAAGCTCCGAAATCTTCGGTTTGCCCATCAAAGCGATGGACAGGTAGATAGTTTTTCGACATGGCTGTGGCTGTGCTCGGTACATAATGGCAGATAAAGGCACGGCGGAAGCGGCTCTCTGATTTATTCGGGCCGGAACCATGGATAAATCGTCCGTTAAAGAAAAAAGCATCCCCGGGCTCCATTTTCACCAATACTGACTTTGACCCTGCCGGTGGTTTCACTAATTCACGGGTGAAAGAAATTTTCTCATCCGCAAGCTCAGGACAAACAATGTCGGTCTGTTGGGATTTCAAGATACCCACCATCGCCCCGTTACCCTCGTCACAATGGTCAATGGCCGTCCAGCATGCCACGCAATTACCTTCTTGAGTCGCCAAATAAAAGTCGTCCTGATGGAAGGCCTGCCCCTTTGCCCCGGGAGGTTTCCAGTAGAACATACTTTGCGATGCAAGGGGGGCTACGCCCATCAACTGGGTCAGTATATCACCGGTTTTGGGATGGAGCATATAGTGTTTCGCCCAAGCTTCAGAGCGGTGGGGATGTATAATCCGGGGATAACGTGCCAGTTCTTCACTCGGGTTGATTGTATTTGGCTCGTACAAACCAGGCTTACCACCCGCTTGATCGAGGGCATTGGTCTCCCGGATAATCTCATCCACCTCCTCCCGCGAAAAATGGTTTTTAATGAGTAAATAACCTTCTTCGTGGTATTGTCGGATTTCCTTATCGGTGAGTGTATAATAAAAAGTGTGTGTGCTCATATGCTTGGAATAGTCTCGCATATAATTACGACCAAGACAATAGACGGGACTGCTGAAATACTATATAATCCTGCTATATGCAAACGTCAGTCTTCCCCTCCTCCATTCGTGCTTGCGACCATTTCCTTCAGTCGAGTAACTACCACCAAATCCGGAAAGAGGGCTCTGAGGACTGGCTGATATTTTATACATTATCCGGCCATGGGGTATTTGCCCAGAATAAAACCCAGGTCTTTTGTGGACCGGGGGATGTAAATATTTACCAGCCAAAACATTATCAAAACTATAAAACATTCGGTAAAGGCTGGCGATTCCTCTGGGCACACTTTTCCCCTCCCGAATCCTGGTTACGATGGCTGAACCTCCCCCATACCCCCATCCAAGGATTACTCTCCCTTCACGTCCGGCGCACAAACAACCGCCAGAAAATCGAAAGGGCGATGAAGCGGATGTTAGCCTACGACCGGATGCCTTCCTTCCACAAAGGCCAACTCATCATGAATGCACTCGAAGAAAGCCTTCTTTGGATATCCGAGGCGAATCCAAACCTCCGTGATATCAACCGGGATGACCGGGTCGAAAAAGCCTTAGAAATCATTACTTCATCATTTAATGAAAAGCATACGGTAGAAAACCTCGCGCGAACCATCGGCCTGTCCCCATCACGGTTTGCACACCTCTTTAAAGAACAAACCGGTAGATCCGTGATTGATACGATTATCGATCTCCGGCTGGCGGAATCTGCCAAACTCCTCGAATTCACCTCATTTTCCATCAAGAGCATTTCTATCCAGACAGGATTCCAGAACCCTTATTATTTCAGCCGCCTTTTTTCACAGAAATACGGGCGCAGTCCGAAAGTGCACCGACAATCCTGTCTCCAAGACAAAGGCATTCTCTCCCGTCCCCTCCGTAAAGATGGTTTGCAATCATCAGGATTCAAGACTAAAAAATAAGCATGTTACGATCCTCTTTTACCGCTGTTGTCCTAGCAGCTCTCCTTTTTCTTAGCGGCTGTGATAAAATCCGGCAAGCCACTTCCCCCGATGCAAATGATGAGAATAATTCCAATTTCCAGAAAGCCAAAGAAAAGTACGGGATGATGGATTACCTCGGAGCCCTCGACTATTTCGAACGGTCCTTGCGGCAAAACTCTGAACTTGCCAAAGCCCATTTAGAAATGGGTTTGATCTACGAGGACAAACTCAAGGACCATATTTCTGCTATTTATCATTTCCGCAAATACATGACTCTGCGACCTGAATCCGGCAAAAAAGAAATGGTTGAGGAATTCATCCAGAACTCCATGCAACAACTCATGGCCCAGGATTCCGTCATGCTCTCCAGTGAAAAGGCCGAGATTATGAGGCTTAAAGCCGAAAATAACTCGCTCTTCACACAAATGGGTAACTTACGTAAACAACTCCAGTCTAAAGGCAGTCCTAAAGAAACCCCACCTCCAGCTCTATCCCCTACACCCGTCGCAGTAGCTCCAACTAAACAACAACCCCTTCTCCCGCCCGCCACAAAGGAAGTCGCGACACCCCCAGCCCCTATTCCTACAGGCGTAGCCGCTACATCAACGAATGCGCAAGAGCAAATCTCCCTATTATCCCAACCGGATAAATCTCCACAGACAGCGGCTCCTGTCATCTCAAAACCTTCACTCGAGCCCTTCAATAAACCACCGGTGTCCTCTGACTTAGGATCAAACACCACTTATACGGTTAAATCCGGTGATACCCTTGCCAGTATCTCTCGGAAATTCTATCATTCCTCGAATAAGTGGCAGAAAATCCTGGATGCAAATCCATCACTCGGGGAGCCCAAAAACTTGAAACCCGGTCAAAACCTTGTCATTCCAAAATAAGTTATCCCAAAGGCTCCTGATTCCCGGAATCATCCTTTTTTGGGCGGTTATGATGGGCTGGATGATCCAACAGGAGTTTTTGAACCTTGATTCATCCCGTATCCCTCAATCAATTGAGACCGTAGCCAAAAAAATCTTAGAATATCCTGAGATGACAGAACTCACGATTTACCAAGGTCCAAAAATAATTGGTTATGTCCGCATGAACCCCCAACTTGCCGCCGCCGGGAATTCCCACCCGGACACCATCTACCATTGTCTTTTAAGCACTGACTTAAAAATGCCTTTCCTCTCCCGTGACTACTCCCTGAATTTCTCGGCACGAATGGATTTTGATAAAAAAACCCGTCTCCAATCCTTTGATGGCCGAGGCAAAGTCTCTGATATTAATTTCCTCTTTAACGGTTCAAGCCTCGATAATCAAATATCCATCCATTACAGCTTGGACCCGGCGGCTGAACCGGTGGCAGTCAATATCCCATTTAACTTCGGAACAGATATGAAAACCCTTGGTAACGAAATCCCCCAAGACTATCGGGACATTGCCAAAAGTTACGGGGATAAAACCTCCATCGAGGCTTATTCGACAAAAACCCTGATCGGAGATGAAAAGGTGCTTGCCTACGTCATTGAATCAAAAATGGACGGGAGCAGTTTACTCAAAATCTGGGTGACTCGGTTCGGCCAAGTCTATAAAATCGAAACCTCTTACGGGATCGAACTCCGCGCTAATGACGTCCTTTAAGAATCCCTCCATGGGCTCACCTCAAGAGCCCTTACTCCTCCGAATAAGTGGGGAATCGCTCCTTTAGATCTTTGAGAGTCTGATTCTTTTCAGACGTTTTCCCCAGTCTCCCATAAGCTTCCGCTAGTAAAGTCATGGCTTGGGGAACAATTTGCGGGTCATAATACAGCAGGGCCACACTTTTAAAGTATTTTACGGCTTCCTCGGGTTTACCTTCGTCAAAATAGGCTTTCCCCAAAAGCAAACGCGCTTCAGCATTCGCCCAACCTTCCCCGGTGAATTCCATGACTTTTTCCGCGGAACTCCGAGCCTTCGCAAATTGTTTCGCTCCGCGATAGGCAGTGGAGAGTTCGAGCAGGCAAATCACCTGTTCCTCTGGTTTATTGTAGATTTTTACATATTTCTCAAGGGAGACAACGGCATCTTCATAAAGTTCCGCCTTGATCTGGGCCCGGCCTAACTGAAGAAGCCCTCCTTTTTTCATGTCCGGGGTGGCATCATCGGCATTCAGCAGGCGTTCGTAAAACGGAACCGCCTGTGCGTAGTG contains these protein-coding regions:
- a CDS encoding L,D-transpeptidase yields the protein LIILSVPLHAQTGDPANVQPQRVIIKPQFEDFKSSSPKVESPAPIQPSLSPQPTKRIAPVPAPTPDFTPTPPAPEASPTSTTQSPVLPSAPPFEELPPMNPEKTMKFRGTIGYQVLLDRQFFSPGCIDGVMGRQSRQAIAAYQLEKNLPVTGTLDDATKTSLGSTADTLTTYSLTAEDLARLKAIPKQWKEKAKRTVLDYETALELVAEKFHGSQNSIRKLNPNLPWPNPPAGTVVTVPNTSDPKLPKAGLIQISLRQKILRIYDKNNKLIAQFPCSIAKKEEKRPVGHLEVIKYAPEPTYLFSSDLFVEESRREGIKGKLIIPAGPNNPVGVAWIGLNRPGYGIHGTPRPEDIGLTESHGCFRLSNWNAKRLLSSISIHTPVYVETDFPR
- a CDS encoding phytanoyl-CoA dioxygenase family protein, with protein sequence MSTHTFYYTLTDKEIRQYHEEGYLLIKNHFSREEVDEIIRETNALDQAGGKPGLYEPNTINPSEELARYPRIIHPHRSEAWAKHYMLHPKTGDILTQLMGVAPLASQSMFYWKPPGAKGQAFHQDDFYLATQEGNCVACWTAIDHCDEGNGAMVGILKSQQTDIVCPELADEKISFTRELVKPPAGSKSVLVKMEPGDAFFFNGRFIHGSGPNKSESRFRRAFICHYVPSTATAMSKNYLPVHRFDGQTEDFGAYEGGSVCGNEFPAVAAH
- a CDS encoding AraC family transcriptional regulator, coding for MQTSVFPSSIRACDHFLQSSNYHQIRKEGSEDWLIFYTLSGHGVFAQNKTQVFCGPGDVNIYQPKHYQNYKTFGKGWRFLWAHFSPPESWLRWLNLPHTPIQGLLSLHVRRTNNRQKIERAMKRMLAYDRMPSFHKGQLIMNALEESLLWISEANPNLRDINRDDRVEKALEIITSSFNEKHTVENLARTIGLSPSRFAHLFKEQTGRSVIDTIIDLRLAESAKLLEFTSFSIKSISIQTGFQNPYYFSRLFSQKYGRSPKVHRQSCLQDKGILSRPLRKDGLQSSGFKTKK
- a CDS encoding LysM peptidoglycan-binding domain-containing protein, whose translation is MLRSSFTAVVLAALLFLSGCDKIRQATSPDANDENNSNFQKAKEKYGMMDYLGALDYFERSLRQNSELAKAHLEMGLIYEDKLKDHISAIYHFRKYMTLRPESGKKEMVEEFIQNSMQQLMAQDSVMLSSEKAEIMRLKAENNSLFTQMGNLRKQLQSKGSPKETPPPALSPTPVAVAPTKQQPLLPPATKEVATPPAPIPTGVAATSTNAQEQISLLSQPDKSPQTAAPVISKPSLEPFNKPPVSSDLGSNTTYTVKSGDTLASISRKFYHSSNKWQKILDANPSLGEPKNLKPGQNLVIPK